In one window of Desulforhabdus amnigena DNA:
- a CDS encoding 2-oxoglutarate dehydrogenase E1 component, whose translation MDVSLTWNADFIDSQYKLWKSDPKRVSREWRIFFEGFELAAFPEREAVGICHKSEVLRQARVNELIHRYRDLGHLLACLDPLVSCPTDHPLLNLTAFNLSGEDLERSFYAENFSDSGQAPLREILQALKETYCRSIGVEYMHLQDPDERSWLQERMEPGRNRPHLEAQDKIRILNKLCQATLFEEFLHTKYVGQKRFSLEGAEVVVAMLDGLIQHASERGCREMIMGMAHRGRLNVQVNNLLKLYETIFCEFDDNYDPESLVGSGDVKYHKGFMADIQTLHGKALRILLASNPSHLEAVNPVVEGIARARQDQAGDLDGKKILPLLIHGDSAFAGQGIVAETLNLSQLEGYRTGGTVHIVINNQIGFTTLPEDARSTRYATDVAKMLMVPIFHVHGENPEAALHVVKLACDYRMEFAKDVVIDVVCYRRYGHNEGDEPYYTQPRMYDRIRERPPVYEIYAEKLQDEKVVVKEDLEQIKSGINECLARAYDSERDKTCGPPESPFYESWSEIRGNYSHTPVETGVKREELVSIARKMHHVPKGFSVHRKLERILDRRLEVVEKGEGIDWATAELLAFGSLLLEGTPVRLSGQDSRRGTFSQRHSVLTDMHLGEHYTPLNHLSEDQALYTVYDSMLSENAVLGFEYGYSLASPRSLVIWEAQFGDFANNAQVIIDQFISSAQYKWNRLSGLVLFLPHGFEGQGPEHSSARLERYLQLCAEDNIQVCYPTTPAQHFHMLRRQVKRDFRKPLIVMTPKSLLRHPLAVSSLEEMASGHFQEVLDDALEIQNPKRVIFCSGKVYYDLLERRRDLQISNIAILRIEQFYPFPEKPLEKIISRYGSAEEWCWVQEEPENMGGWSFMRHRLQDRVGKALQYIGRAAAASPATGHLVTHKLELTALLDLAIGIKAQG comes from the coding sequence ATGGACGTCTCACTTACCTGGAATGCCGATTTCATCGATTCGCAATACAAGCTTTGGAAATCAGACCCCAAGCGGGTTTCCCGAGAGTGGCGGATCTTTTTTGAAGGGTTTGAACTGGCGGCCTTTCCGGAACGGGAAGCCGTGGGAATTTGCCACAAAAGCGAGGTATTGCGTCAGGCTCGAGTGAACGAACTCATTCATCGCTACCGGGATCTGGGGCATCTGCTTGCGTGCCTTGATCCCCTCGTGAGCTGTCCGACAGATCATCCACTGCTGAACCTTACGGCCTTCAATCTCTCCGGCGAGGATCTGGAACGGTCTTTCTATGCAGAAAATTTTTCGGACTCCGGGCAGGCTCCCTTGAGGGAAATCCTTCAAGCTCTCAAGGAAACCTATTGCCGTTCCATCGGAGTGGAATACATGCACCTGCAGGACCCTGATGAACGAAGCTGGCTGCAGGAACGTATGGAACCCGGTCGAAACCGTCCGCATCTGGAAGCCCAGGACAAAATCCGCATTCTGAACAAGCTTTGCCAGGCGACTCTCTTTGAAGAGTTTCTTCATACTAAATACGTGGGTCAAAAACGTTTTTCCCTGGAAGGGGCCGAAGTAGTGGTTGCCATGCTGGACGGACTCATTCAGCATGCCTCGGAACGGGGGTGCCGGGAAATGATCATGGGAATGGCTCATCGGGGGCGTCTGAACGTACAGGTGAACAACCTGCTCAAGCTGTACGAAACCATCTTTTGCGAGTTCGATGACAACTACGATCCCGAATCTCTCGTAGGCAGTGGAGATGTGAAATATCACAAGGGGTTTATGGCCGATATTCAAACGCTCCATGGGAAAGCGCTGCGCATTCTGCTGGCGAGCAACCCCAGCCACCTTGAAGCGGTGAATCCAGTGGTGGAAGGCATTGCCCGCGCCCGGCAGGATCAAGCGGGCGATCTGGACGGAAAAAAGATCCTGCCTCTCCTCATTCACGGGGATTCAGCCTTTGCCGGACAGGGGATCGTTGCGGAAACACTCAATCTTTCGCAATTGGAAGGTTACCGGACGGGGGGAACGGTTCACATCGTCATCAACAACCAGATCGGTTTTACGACGCTTCCCGAGGATGCCCGCTCCACACGATATGCCACCGATGTGGCCAAGATGCTCATGGTTCCCATCTTTCATGTTCATGGGGAAAATCCCGAGGCCGCCCTCCATGTCGTCAAGCTGGCCTGCGACTACCGCATGGAGTTTGCCAAGGATGTGGTGATCGATGTCGTCTGCTATCGCCGCTATGGCCACAACGAGGGGGATGAACCCTATTACACGCAGCCCCGGATGTATGATCGCATTCGGGAGCGGCCGCCGGTCTATGAAATTTACGCAGAGAAGCTTCAGGACGAAAAGGTCGTTGTCAAAGAAGACCTGGAGCAGATCAAGAGCGGCATTAACGAATGCCTGGCGAGGGCATACGATTCGGAACGGGACAAAACGTGCGGTCCTCCCGAATCCCCATTTTACGAGAGTTGGAGCGAAATTCGCGGGAACTATTCACACACGCCGGTAGAAACAGGCGTGAAGAGAGAGGAACTTGTCTCCATCGCCCGCAAAATGCATCATGTGCCTAAAGGATTTTCCGTCCACCGGAAGCTGGAACGCATTCTGGACCGGCGCCTGGAGGTGGTGGAAAAAGGGGAGGGGATCGACTGGGCCACCGCGGAGCTTCTGGCTTTTGGGTCCCTGCTGCTGGAAGGCACGCCCGTCCGGCTGAGCGGCCAGGACTCTCGGCGGGGAACCTTCAGCCAGAGGCACAGTGTTCTGACCGACATGCACTTGGGCGAACACTATACGCCTTTGAATCATTTGAGCGAAGACCAGGCGCTCTACACGGTGTACGACAGCATGCTTTCGGAAAATGCCGTGCTGGGATTTGAATATGGGTATTCCCTGGCGAGCCCTCGATCCCTGGTGATATGGGAGGCCCAGTTCGGGGATTTTGCCAACAATGCCCAAGTGATCATCGATCAGTTCATTTCCAGCGCTCAGTACAAGTGGAATCGGCTGAGCGGCCTGGTTCTCTTCCTTCCCCACGGTTTTGAAGGACAGGGCCCGGAACATTCCAGCGCCAGGCTGGAACGCTACCTCCAGCTTTGTGCTGAAGACAATATTCAGGTCTGCTACCCCACCACTCCCGCTCAGCACTTTCATATGCTTCGGCGCCAGGTCAAACGCGATTTCAGAAAACCGCTCATCGTCATGACCCCCAAGAGCCTCCTGCGCCATCCCCTCGCTGTTTCAAGTCTTGAGGAGATGGCGTCGGGTCATTTTCAGGAAGTGCTGGACGATGCATTGGAAATCCAGAACCCGAAACGGGTGATTTTCTGCAGTGGAAAGGTCTACTACGATCTGCTGGAACGACGCCGGGATTTGCAGATTTCCAATATTGCCATTCTGCGCATCGAGCAGTTTTATCCCTTTCCGGAAAAACCTCTCGAGAAGATCATTTCCCGGTACGGCAGCGCGGAAGAATGGTGTTGGGTGCAGGAAGAGCCCGAGAATATGGGTGGTTGGAGCTTCATGAGACACCGCCTGCAGGATCGGGTGGGAAAAGCCCTGCAATACATCGGTAGAGCGGCGGCGGCGAGTCCCGCCACTGGCCATCTTGTGACCCATAAGCTGGAACTTACGGCGCTGCTGGACCTGGCCATCGGCATCAAGGCGCAAGGATAA
- a CDS encoding glycosyltransferase, which yields MAKLALNSILGLVTGGLAAKDRTERDQSENASETECVSETAAPDSGGDSFAEGEVVPPVDRDGRNLDIDFFRVQSDDSKIVRPVFPRVEPSTGIAEFYLNPPKAIPVVEGVRPKVKGKFIFVGDEKFYMRGVTYGPFRPDEEGCEYHTPELVEKDFAKMAEYGINAVRTYTVPPRWLLDVAQKYGLRVMVGLPWEEHIAFLENRKLARDIEDRVRAGVRACAGHAALLCFTVGNEIPASIVRWYGRRRIERFLERLYNAAKAEDPEALVTYVNFPTTEYLELSFMDFASFNVYLETKEKLEGYLARLQNIAGDRPLVMAEIGLDSMRNGEEAQARMLDWQIRSTFAAGCSGVFVFSWTDEWHRGGFDIDDWGFGVTDRDRNPKASLETIRKAYAEVPFAPDLNWPSISVVVCTYNGKRTIRDTLDGLRKLEYPNFEVIVVNDGSTDGTGEIAKEYGFRVISTENRGLSSARNTGMRAAKGEIVAYIDDDARPDPHWLTYLAATFLNSDHVGVGGPNLPPPNDGPIADCVSNSPGGPLHVLLTDQEAEHIPGCNMAFRKFALEAIEGFDHQFRIAGDDVDLCWRLQQKGWTLGFSPAAMVWHHRRNSVKAYWRQQKNYGKAEADLEKKWPEKYNAAGHIPWAGRLYFKGFEQLLGSMRGRIYQGTWGSALFQSIYQPAPSLLWSLPMMPEWYVVIAALAGLSLLGIQWAPLLLALPLLVFAVVVPVLHAGLCAARVDFPAAGKSRWEQLKLKGLTAFLHLLQPLARLVGRIRLGLTPWRSCAVTGISLPLPVPKTFTVWSEEWHSPVDWLESLENSMKSLRKVVSRGGDYDHWDLQLRGGLLGCVRVLMAVEEHGGGKQFVRFRTWPRIAPAGILLTLLFAALAAGAAFAQAWIASGVLMATAFLFMMRIFKECAGALSAMVCVFKPMQLQKKD from the coding sequence ATGGCAAAACTTGCATTGAACAGCATCTTGGGTTTGGTCACCGGAGGTTTGGCAGCTAAAGATCGTACCGAAAGAGATCAAAGCGAAAACGCATCGGAGACCGAATGTGTCTCGGAGACTGCGGCTCCTGATTCCGGCGGTGATTCTTTTGCTGAAGGCGAGGTCGTGCCCCCGGTGGATCGGGATGGCAGGAATCTCGACATCGATTTCTTCAGGGTCCAATCCGATGATTCCAAAATCGTACGGCCGGTATTTCCCCGGGTGGAACCCTCGACGGGGATTGCGGAGTTTTACCTGAATCCTCCCAAGGCCATTCCCGTTGTAGAAGGCGTACGCCCCAAGGTTAAGGGGAAATTCATCTTCGTCGGCGATGAAAAGTTCTACATGCGCGGTGTAACGTATGGCCCCTTTCGGCCGGATGAAGAAGGTTGTGAGTATCACACTCCGGAACTGGTTGAAAAAGACTTCGCCAAGATGGCTGAATACGGCATCAATGCGGTGCGTACTTACACGGTTCCTCCCCGCTGGCTGCTGGACGTGGCCCAGAAATACGGTTTGCGCGTGATGGTCGGCCTTCCTTGGGAAGAGCACATCGCTTTCCTGGAAAACAGGAAACTGGCTCGGGATATCGAAGACCGTGTCCGTGCCGGCGTTCGGGCCTGTGCCGGTCATGCTGCGTTGCTCTGTTTTACCGTGGGCAACGAAATTCCCGCATCCATTGTGCGCTGGTATGGCCGTCGGCGCATTGAACGCTTCCTGGAACGCCTTTACAACGCAGCCAAGGCCGAGGACCCCGAAGCGCTCGTGACCTATGTGAATTTCCCGACCACGGAATACCTGGAGCTTTCCTTCATGGATTTTGCCTCCTTCAATGTCTACCTGGAAACGAAGGAAAAGCTGGAAGGATACCTGGCACGGCTCCAGAACATCGCGGGGGATCGCCCCCTGGTGATGGCCGAAATCGGCCTCGACAGCATGAGAAACGGCGAGGAAGCTCAGGCCCGAATGCTGGATTGGCAGATTCGATCCACATTCGCAGCCGGTTGCTCCGGTGTTTTCGTCTTCTCCTGGACCGATGAATGGCACCGTGGTGGTTTCGATATCGATGACTGGGGCTTTGGAGTAACGGATCGTGACCGGAATCCCAAAGCATCCCTGGAAACCATTCGCAAGGCTTATGCCGAGGTGCCGTTTGCTCCAGACCTGAACTGGCCGAGTATTTCCGTCGTGGTCTGCACATACAATGGAAAGCGGACTATTCGGGACACTTTGGACGGGCTTCGCAAGCTGGAATACCCCAATTTCGAAGTCATAGTAGTGAATGACGGTTCCACGGACGGGACGGGGGAAATCGCCAAGGAGTATGGTTTCAGGGTGATCTCCACTGAAAACCGCGGACTGAGCAGCGCACGCAATACGGGCATGCGCGCCGCCAAAGGGGAAATTGTAGCGTATATCGACGACGACGCCCGGCCCGATCCTCACTGGCTGACCTATCTGGCGGCTACTTTCCTGAATTCGGATCATGTGGGAGTCGGCGGTCCCAACCTCCCTCCTCCTAATGATGGCCCCATCGCCGATTGCGTTTCCAATTCGCCCGGTGGCCCCCTCCATGTGCTCCTCACGGACCAGGAGGCGGAACACATCCCTGGCTGTAATATGGCTTTCCGCAAATTTGCCCTGGAAGCTATCGAGGGCTTCGACCATCAATTCCGTATCGCGGGCGATGATGTGGATCTCTGCTGGCGCCTCCAGCAGAAGGGTTGGACCCTGGGATTCAGCCCGGCGGCCATGGTTTGGCACCATCGCCGCAATTCGGTGAAGGCCTACTGGAGGCAGCAGAAGAATTATGGAAAGGCGGAAGCGGACCTGGAGAAGAAATGGCCTGAAAAGTACAATGCAGCGGGCCATATTCCCTGGGCGGGACGCCTCTATTTCAAGGGGTTCGAACAGTTGCTGGGGTCCATGCGGGGAAGGATCTACCAGGGGACATGGGGGAGCGCTTTGTTCCAGTCCATTTATCAGCCGGCGCCGAGCCTTCTCTGGTCGTTGCCCATGATGCCGGAATGGTATGTGGTCATCGCAGCGCTTGCGGGGCTTTCCCTCCTTGGCATTCAATGGGCTCCGCTGCTTCTGGCTCTGCCCCTGCTGGTTTTCGCCGTTGTCGTTCCGGTGCTGCACGCCGGCCTCTGTGCGGCAAGAGTGGACTTTCCAGCGGCAGGAAAATCGCGCTGGGAACAGTTGAAACTGAAAGGTCTGACGGCTTTCCTGCACCTGCTTCAGCCCCTTGCGCGCCTGGTGGGGCGTATCCGTCTGGGACTGACTCCCTGGCGCAGTTGTGCCGTAACGGGCATTTCTCTTCCCCTGCCGGTACCCAAGACGTTCACTGTCTGGAGTGAAGAGTGGCATTCTCCCGTTGACTGGCTGGAATCTCTTGAAAACAGCATGAAGAGCCTCCGCAAGGTGGTTTCCCGCGGAGGAGATTACGATCATTGGGATCTTCAATTGCGCGGCGGCCTTTTGGGTTGCGTTCGAGTGCTCATGGCAGTGGAAGAACACGGCGGTGGCAAACAGTTTGTACGGTTCCGCACCTGGCCGCGCATCGCACCGGCGGGAATCCTGCTCACTCTGCTCTTTGCGGCCCTCGCGGCCGGGGCGGCCTTCGCCCAGGCATGGATCGCCTCCGGTGTGCTCATGGCCACGGCGTTCCTTTTCATGATGCGCATCTTCAAGGAATGCGCGGGCGCCCTCTCCGCCATGGTCTGCGTGTTCAAGCCCATGCAACTCCAAAAGAAAGACTGA